In Salvelinus namaycush isolate Seneca chromosome 17, SaNama_1.0, whole genome shotgun sequence, one genomic interval encodes:
- the LOC120062008 gene encoding polyribonucleotide 5'-hydroxyl-kinase Clp1 has translation MATEGPEKTGEEAAGAGAGAGGGGTRFDLEKETELRFEVEAGEKVQLELLTGLAEVFGSELNRNKKYTFPPGSKIAVFTWQGCSVSLSGKTEVAYVSKDTPMLLYLNTHAALEQMRRQAERDNERGPRVMVVGPTDVGKSTVCRLLLSYAVRLGRRPTLVELDVGQSGVSVPGTMSALCIERPADVEEGYSVQAPLVYHFGSTTPGTNIKLYNKLTSCLAEVFSQRCEVNRKASVGGCIINTCGWVKGSGYQALVHCASAFEVDVVLVLDQERLYNELKRDLPHFVRVVLLPKSGGVVERSKDCRREARDDKIREYFYGFRGVSFYPHAFDVRFSDVRIYKIGAPSIPDSCLPLGMSQDDTQLKLVPVTPGRDLTHHVLSVSCADEGEEVAGGVRRGLLESPVCGFIVVTNVDTQGQVMTVLSPAPRPLPRHTLLIMDIRFIDLK, from the exons ATGGCGACTGAGGGCCCAGAGAAGACTGGTGAGGAGGCTGCGGGGGCCGGGGCGGGCGCTGGTGGGGGGGGGACGAGGTTCGAcctggagaaagagacagagctgCGGTTCGAGGTGGAGGCTGGGGAGAAGGTGCAGCTGGAGCTGCTCACGGGATTGGCCGAAGTCTTTGGTTCGGAGCTCAACCGCAACAAGAAGTACACGTTCCCACCGGGCTCCAAGATCGCTGTGTTCACCTGGCAGGGCTGCAGTGTTTCTCTCTCAGGGAAGACAGAG GTGGCATACGTATCAAAGGACACACCCATGCTGCTCTACCTGAACACCCACGCCGCACTGGAACAGATGAGACGACAGGCGGAGAGAGACAACGAAAGGGGCCCACGG gtgatggtggtggggccTACAGACGTGGGGAAGTCGACGGTGTGCAGGCTGTTGCTGAGCTACGCTGTCAGACTGGGCAGGAGGCCTACACTGGTGGAGCTCGATGTGGGCCAGAGTGGG gtgtcaGTCCCGGGCACAATGTCAGCGCTGTGTATTGAGCGTCCCGCTGACGTGGAAGAGGGGTACTCAGTACAGGCTCCGTTGGTCTACCACTTTGGCTCCACCACTCCAGGAACCAACATCAAACTCTACAACAAG tTGACATCATGTCTGGCTGAGGTGTTTTCCCAGCGCTGTGAGGTGAACAGGAAAGCCAGTGTGGGCGGCTGCATCATCAACACCTGTGGGTGGGTGAAGGGTTCTGGCTACCAGGCCCTGGTCCACTGCGCCTCAGCCTTCGAGGTCGATGTGGTTCTGGTGCTGGACCAGGAGAGGCTCTACAACGAGCTGAAGCGGGACCTGCCGCATTTCGTCCGAGTCGTGCTGTTACCCAAATCCGGAGGGGTCGTGGAGCGCTCCAAAGACTGCCGGCGTGAGGCTCGGGACGACAAGATCCGGGAGTACTTCTATGGTTTCCGCGGTGTCTCGTTCTACCCTCACGCCTTCGACGTGCGCTTTTCTGACGTGCGCATCTACAAGATCGGAGCGCCGTCCATCCCGGATTCGTGCCTTCCTCTGGGGATGTCGCAGGACGATACCCAGCTGAAGCTAGTCCCTGTGACCCCAGGTCGCGACCTCACGCACCACGTACTGAGTGTAAGCTGTGCCgatgagggggaggaggtggCTGGTGGGGTGCGCAGGGGCTTGCTGGAGAGCCCGGTGTGTGGGTTCATTGTGGTGACTAACgtggacacacagggacaggtgaTGACCGTGCTCTCGCCCGCCCCAAGACCCCTCCCCAGACACACACTGCTCATCATGGACATTCGCTTTATCGACCTCAAATAG
- the LOC120062289 gene encoding palmitoyltransferase ZDHHC5-B-like, producing MPGFSSGGLGEEVGGPAFSPPCPFRPSRYVPVSAATTFLVGSTTLFFCFTSPWLSEHVSSVIPIYNAVVFLFTLANFCMATFMDPGVFPRAEEDEDKEDDFRAPLYKTVEVKGIQVRMKWCSSCRFYRPPRCSHCSVCDNCVEDFDHHCPWVNNCIGRRNYRHFFLFLLSLTIHIMGVFGFGLLYILQHQHQLDSVHSSVTMATMCTAGLFFIPVAGLTGFHMVLVARGRTTNEQVTGKFRGGVNPFTNGCLRNVSHVLCSSQAPRYVGRWRGKQTVEVQPPFLRPPLAEAQLEAKVLDNGIQNDHHSTRSKSSLEQMESQSADAEPPPPPKPEVRYPGLPRADTEESSLLSEGPSTPSMYMYRPAYSSPQRNHTALTHPNKMIRGDSLDSPSILQSSRQPSYRSEPSSLDGGSVIGFAARGGERGEGPGGSSGTGGVVAGGISGYSLGGRSYTSYPSSLVLSTGGSHSSSMRSAHTHHNTLGTLQSEGTTDTSYKSLANQTPQNGSLSYDSLLTPSESPEFESAAHELSPQKPHAPATFPPAITSSPPPGVRDVPLQGYTSPFLSAQMAQQREGQLLQGSASFSSPNRAYLRAVSPPPPNPPHAAHPETQHHLLHQDSRHPHLRATSSIRPLPPVSEQPSPSSPHACSPDPPVSPPPRGRSLGKSPSYTGEAGLQLKARPMGGGSLSGGGGIGVTQAQQSTCRPGLANHSTSKPVGGVKKVTGVGGTTYKISV from the exons atgCCGGGGTTCAGTAGTGGGGGACTAGGTGAGGAGGTGGGTGGCCCCGccttctctcctccctgcccGTTCCGACCCAGTCGCTACGTTCCCGTCTCCGCGGCAACCACTTTCCTGGTCGGCTCCACCACGCTCTTCTTCTGCTTCAc gtCTCCGTGGTTGTCAGagcatgtctcctctgtcattcccATCTATAACGCTGTGGTCTTCCTCTTCACCCTCGCCAACTTCTGCATGGCCACCTTTATGGACCCAGGGGTCTTTCCCAGAG cgGAAGAGGATGAGGATAAAGAGGATGATTTCCGCGCTCCGCTCTATAAAACGGTGGAGGTTAAGGGCATTCAGGTCCGGATGAAGTGGTGTTCCAGCTGCCGTTTCTACAGACCGCCCCGCTGCTCACACTGCTCTGTGTGTGACAACTGTGTGGAg GACTTTGACCACCACTGCCCTTGGGTGAACAACTGTATCGGGCGCAGGAACTACCGTCACTTCTTCCTGTTCCTGTTGTCCCTGACGATCCACATCATGGGTGTGTTTGGCTTCGGCCTGCTGTACATCCTCCAGCACCAGCACCAGCTGGACAGTGTTCACTCCTCTGTCAC TATGGCTACGATGTGTACCGCTGGCCTGTTCTTCATCCCGGTAGCTGGTCTTACTGGTTTCCACATGGTACTGGTAGCTCGGGGTAGGACCACTAACGAGCAG gtCACAGGGAAGTTTAGGGGCGGAGTTAACCCTTTCACCAATGGCTGTCTGAGGAACGTCTCGCACGTGCTCTGTAGCTCTCAGGCTCCCAG GTACGTGGGGCGGTGGCGGGGCAAGCAGACAGTGGAGGTGCAGCCTCCCTTTCTCCGCCCTCCTCTCGCCGAGGCGCAGCTAGAGGCCAAAGTCCTGGACAACGGCATCCAGAACGACCACCACAGCACAcgg TCTAAGAGCAGTTTAGAGCAGATGGAGAGCCAGTCAGCAGATGCAGAGCCTCCACCTCCTCCCAAACCGGAGGTCCGCTACCCTGGCCTGCCCCGCGCAGACACCGAGG aaAGCAGCCTGCTGTCTGAAGGTCCGTCCACCCCCTCTATGTACATGTACCGGCCGGCCTATAGCAGCCCACAGAGGaaccacacagctctgacacacccAAACAAG ATGATTCGTGGGGACAGTCTGGactctccctccattctccaGTCGAGTCGCCAGCCCAGCTATCGGTCTGAGCCCAGCAGCCTGGATGGGGGGTCGGTAATTGGTTTTGCGGCACGTGGAGGGGAGAGGGGCGAGGGCCCCGGGGGGTCCAGTGGGACGGGTGGGGTGGTTGCGGGGGGTATCTCCGGGTACTCCCTAGGGGGGCGGTCGTACACTTCCTACCCCTCCTCTCTGGTCCTGTCCACCGGTGGTTCTCACTCCTCCAGCATGCGCTCTGCCCACACACACCATAATACTCTGGGAACGCTCCAATCAGAGGGCACCACCGACACCAGCTACAAGAGCCTGGCCAATCAGACACCTCAGAACGGCAGCCTGTCCTACGACAGCCTGCTGACGCCGTCCGAGAGCCCTGAGTTTGAGTCGGCCGCTCACGAGTTGTCCCCACAGAAGCCCCACGCCCCTGCAACGTTTCCCCCGGCGATTACCTCCTCGCCGCCCCCCGGGGTCAGGGACGTGCCCTTGCAGGGGTACACCTCACCCTTCCTCTCAGCACAGATGGCCCAGCAGAGAGAGGGCCAGCTGCTCCAGGGCTCtgcctctttctcctcccccaaCAGGGCATACCTCCGCGCCGTCAGCCCTCCCCCGCCGAATCCCCCACACGCTGCCCACCCTGAGACAcagcaccacctcctccaccaggACTCAAGACACCCACACCTCCGTGCCACCTCCTCCATTCGCCCCCTTCCTCCCGTCTCTGAAcagccctccccctcctccccgcATGCCTGTTCCCCGGACCCCCCTGTGTCTCCCCCGCCCAGAGGCCGCTCCCTAGGGAAGTCCCCCTCCTACACCGGGGAGGCAGGGCTCCAGCTCAAGGCTCGGCCAATGGGAGGCGGCAGTTTGTCGGGAGGGGGCGGAATCGGCGTGACCCAGGCTCAACA ATCCACCTGTCGCCCAGGCTTGGCCAATCACAGCACATCCAAACCAGTGGGGGGGGTGAAGAAGGTGACTGGCGTTGGAGGGACCACCTATAAGATATCGGTTTGA